One genomic segment of Tubulanus polymorphus chromosome 4, tnTubPoly1.2, whole genome shotgun sequence includes these proteins:
- the LOC141903304 gene encoding uncharacterized protein LOC141903304, which produces MYHLHNYRLSLLAVVFFVVLVNATITGNYTQSGTITTPAPSTGSTAKKATTQFYTTAPTTTTATDTVTNGTTESTDTSTFQTETSSSYTTTGTSVSHESIDASSTETTSPTDSSTSSSTVSSTTVDTSTSASTDTTLTTDSSTSSSTVSSTTVDTSTSASTETTTPTDSSTSSSTDTSTTVDKSTSASTETTSPTDSSTSSSTVSSTTVDTSTSASTETTSPTDSSTSSSTDTSNTVDTSTSASTDTTSPTDSSTSSSTDTSTTVATSTSASTETTTPTDSSTSSSTDSSTTVATSTSASTETTSPTDSSTSSSTVSSTTVDKSTSASTDTTSPTDSSTSSSTDTSNTVDKSTSASTETTSPTDSSTSSSTVSSTTVDTSTSASTETTTPTDSSTSSSTVSSTTVDTSTSASTDTTSPTDSSTSSSTDTSTTVDKSTSVSTETTSPTDSSTSSSTVSSTTVDTSTSASTETTSPTDSSTSSSTDTSTTVDTSTSASTETTTPTDSSTSSFSVSSTTVDTSTSASTETTTPTDSSTLSSTVSSTTVDTSTSASTETTTPTDSSTLSSTVSSTTVDTSTSASTETTTPTDSSTLSSTVSSTTVDTSTSASTETTSPTDSSTSSSTVSSTTVDTSTSASTETTSPTDSSTSSSTVSSTTVDTSTSASTETTTPTDSSTSSSTVSSTTVDTSTSASTDTTSPTDSSTSSSTDTSTTVDKSTSVSTETTSPTDSSTSSSTDTSTTVDTSTSASTETTSPTDSSTSSSTDTSTTVDTSTSASTDTTSPTDSSTSSSTVSSTTVDTSTSASTDTTSPTDSSTSSSTVSSTTVDTSTSASTETTSPTDSSTSSSTVSSTTVDTSTSASIETTFPTETSSSDMTTGGTTEPTDTSTFPTTETSSSDMTTGGTTEPTDTSTFPTETSSSDMTTGGTTEPTDTSTFPTETSSFDMTTGGTTEPTDTSTFPTETSSSDMTTGGTTEPTDTSTFPTETSSSDMTTGGTTEPTDTSTFPTETSSSDMTTGGTTEPTDTSTFPTETSSFDMTTGGTTEPTDTSTFPTETSSFDMTTGGTTEPTDTNFKF; this is translated from the exons ATGTATCATTTACACAATTATCGGTTATCTTTACTCGCTGTTGTTTTCTTCGTTGTGTTGGTGAATGCGACAATTACCG GTAATTATACACAATCTGGCACAATCACTACACCAGCACCATCTACTGGCAGCACCGCCAAAAAGGCAACGACACAATTTTATACAACCGCTCCAACAACGACAACTGCAACAGATACTGTCACTAATGGAACGACTGAATCTACTGATACATCCACTTTCCAAACGGAAACTTCAAGTTCTTATACAACTACCGGTACTAGTGTATCGCATGAATCTATTGACGCATCGAGCACAGAGACGACATCACCGAcagattcgtctacttcatcctcgactgtcagctcaactactgtggacacatcgacctcggcgagcaccgatacgaccttaacaacggattcgtctacttcgtcctcgactgtcagctcaactacggtagacacatcgacatcggcgagcaccgagacgacaacaccaacggattcgtctacttcgtcctcgactgacacctccactacggtagacaaatcgacctcggcgagcaccgagacgacatcaccaacggattcgtctacttcatcctcgactgtcagctcaactacggtagacacatcgacatcggcgagcaccgagacgacatcaccaacggattcgtctacttcgtcctcgactgacacctccaatacggtagacacatcgacctcggcgagcaccgatacgacatcaccaacggattcgtctacttcatcctcgactgacacctccactacggtagccacatcgacctcggcgagcaccgaaacgacaacaccaacggattcgtctacttcatcctcgactgacagctcaactacggtagccacatcgacctcggcgagcaccgaaacgacatcaccaacggattcgtctacttcatcctcgactgtcagctccactacggtagacaaatcgacctcggcgagcaccgatacgacatcaccaacggattcgtctacttcgtcctcgactgacacctccaatACGGTAGACaaatcgacctcggcgagcaccgagacgacatcaccaacggattcgtctacttcatcctcgactgtcagctccactacggtagacacatcgacctcggcgagcaccgaaacgacaacaccaacggattcgtctacttcatcctcgactgtcagctccactacggtagacacatcgacatcggcgagcaccgatacgacatcaccaacggattcgtctacttcgtcctcgactgacacctccactacggtagacaaatcgacctcggtgagcaccgaaacgacatcaccaacggattcgtctacttcatcctcgactgtcagctccactacggtagacacatcgacatcggcgagcaccgagacgacatcaccaacggattcgtctacttcatcctcgactgacacctccactacggtagacacatcgacatcggcgagcaccgagacgacaacaccaacggattcgtctacttcatcctttagtgtcagctccactacggtagacacatcaacctcggcgagcaccgaaacgacaacaccaacggattcgtctactctatcctcgactgtcagctccactacggtagacacatcaacctcggcgagcaccgaaacgacaacaccaacggattcgtctactctatcctcgactgtcagctccactacagtagacacatcgacatcggcgagcaccgaaacgacaacaccaacggattcgtctactctatcctcgactgtcagctccactacggtagacacatcaacctcggcgagcaccgagacgacatcaccaacggattcgtctacttcatcctcgactgtcagctcaactacggtagacacatcgacctcggcgagcaccgagacgacatcaccaacggattcgtctacttcatcctcgactgtcagctccactacggtagacacatcgacctcggcgagcaccgaaacgacaacaccaacggattcgtctacttcatcctcgactgtcagctccactacggtagacacatcgacatcggcgagcaccgatacgacatcaccaacggattcgtctacttcgtcctcgactgacacctccactacggtagacaaatcgacctcggtgagcaccgaaacgacatcaccaacggattcgtctacttcatcctcgactgacacctccactactgtggacacatcgacctcggcgagcaccgagacgacatcaccaacggattcgtctacttcatcctcgactgacacctccactacggtagacacatcgacctcggcgagcaccgatacgacatcaccaacggattcgtctacttcatcctcgactgtcagctccactacggtagacacatcgacatcggcgagcaccgatacgacatcaccaacggattcgtctacttcatcctcgactgtcagctcaactacggtagacacatcgacctcggcgagcaccgagacgacatcaccaacggattcgtctacttcatcctcgactgtcagctcaactacggtagacacatcgacatcggccaGCATAGAGACAACTTTCCCAACGGAAACTTCAAGTTCTGATATGACAACTGGTGGAACGACTGAACCTACTGACACATCCACTTTCCCAACAACAGAAACTTCAAGTTCTGATATGACAACTGGTGGAACGACTGAACctactgacacatcaactttCCCAACAGAAACTTCAAGTTCTGATATGACAACTGGTGGAACGACTGAACCTACTGACACATCCACTTTCCCAACGGAAACTTCAAGTTTCGATATGACAACTGGTGGAACGACTGAACCTACTGACACATCCACTTTCCCAACGGAAACTTCAAGTTCTGATATGACAACTGGTGGAACGACTGAACCTACTGACACATCTACTTTCCCAACGGAAACTTCAAGTTCTGATATGACAACTGGTGGAACGACTGAACctactgacacatcaactttCCCAACAGAAACTTCAAGTTCTGATATGACAACTGGTGGAACGACTGAACCTACTGACACATCCACTTTCCCAACGGAAACTTCAAGTTTCGATATGACAACTGGTGGAACGACTGAACCTACTGACACATCTACTTTCCCAACGGAAACTTCAAGTTTTGATATGACAACTGGTGGAACGACTGAACCTACTGACAC AAACTTCAAGTTCTGA